Proteins from a genomic interval of Nocardia sp. BMG51109:
- a CDS encoding 50S ribosomal protein L25/general stress protein Ctc → MSDVSLLEATVRTEFGKGAARRTRRAGNVPAVLYGHGEAPKHVSVDAQAFAAILRQHGTNAVINLEIEGKKQLALTKSVVVHPIRRYIEHADLLTVKRGEKVVADVHVTLSGEAGPGTLVTQEATSLSIEADALNLPEQIEVSVENIEAGTQITAGEITLPKGVTLAGDPEQLVVNIINAPTAEETEAEVEGEAEGAGE, encoded by the coding sequence ATGTCCGATGTCAGCCTTCTCGAAGCCACCGTACGCACCGAGTTCGGCAAGGGCGCCGCGCGCCGCACCCGCCGGGCCGGCAACGTGCCCGCTGTGCTGTACGGCCACGGCGAGGCGCCGAAGCACGTCTCGGTCGACGCACAGGCCTTCGCCGCCATCCTGCGCCAGCACGGCACCAATGCGGTGATCAACCTCGAGATCGAGGGCAAGAAGCAGCTCGCGCTGACCAAATCCGTTGTCGTGCACCCGATCCGTCGCTACATCGAGCACGCCGACCTGCTGACCGTCAAGCGCGGTGAGAAGGTCGTCGCCGACGTGCACGTCACGCTGTCCGGCGAGGCCGGTCCGGGCACCCTGGTCACCCAGGAGGCGACCTCGCTGTCCATCGAGGCCGACGCGCTGAACCTGCCCGAGCAGATCGAGGTCTCCGTCGAGAACATCGAGGCCGGCACCCAGATCACCGCCGGTGAGATCACGCTGCCGAAGGGCGTGACCCTGGCGGGCGATCCCGAGCAGCTGGTGGTCAACATCATCAACGCGCCGACGGCCGAGGAGACCGAGGCCGAGGTCGAGGGTGAGGCCGAGGGCGCGGGCGAATAA
- a CDS encoding peptide chain release factor 3, translating into MNSPTASATAPGLAEEVARRRTFAVISHPDAGKSTLTEALALHAKVIAEAGAIHGKAGRRSTVSDWMEMEKARGISVSSTALQFEYGGCVINLVDTPGHSDFSEDTYRVLTAVDAAVMLIDAAKGLEPQTLKLFQVCRHRGIPVITVINKWDRPGRAPLELLDEISERIGLTPTPLYLPVGIAGDFRGLLRRGADGEATEYVHFVRTAGGATIAPEETFTPEQAAERESEVWTTAAEESELLSATGQDHDQELFLAGQTSPVIYASAMLNFGVRQLLDALVALAPAPGPRDDVDGHPRDPRESFSAVVFKVQAGMDSAHRDRLAFMRIVSGEFERGMVVTHAQTGKPFATKYALTVFGRERATVDTAYPGDVVGLVNATALAPGHTLFTGRKVQFPPIPSFAPEHFAALRARSAGKYKQFRKAIDQLDSEGVVQVLRNDTRGDASPVLAAVGPMQFEVVTARMQGEYTVETQLDNLPYQLARRTDAASAPELDRQRGVEVFTRTDGAILALFSDKWRLQYISKEMPELTLEPLVATAD; encoded by the coding sequence TTGAACTCTCCCACTGCCAGCGCGACCGCGCCCGGGTTGGCCGAGGAGGTGGCACGGCGGCGCACATTCGCGGTGATCTCGCACCCCGACGCCGGTAAATCCACGCTCACCGAGGCCCTGGCGCTGCACGCCAAGGTGATCGCCGAGGCCGGCGCGATCCACGGCAAGGCCGGCCGCCGGTCCACCGTCTCGGACTGGATGGAGATGGAGAAGGCGCGCGGCATCTCGGTGAGTTCGACCGCGCTGCAGTTCGAGTACGGCGGCTGCGTGATCAACCTGGTCGACACCCCCGGCCACTCGGACTTCTCCGAGGACACCTACCGCGTGCTGACCGCCGTCGACGCCGCGGTCATGCTCATCGACGCCGCCAAGGGCCTGGAGCCGCAGACGCTGAAGCTGTTCCAGGTGTGCCGCCACCGCGGCATCCCGGTCATCACCGTGATCAACAAATGGGACCGCCCGGGCCGCGCCCCGCTCGAGCTGCTCGACGAGATCAGCGAGCGCATCGGCCTGACGCCCACTCCGCTGTACCTGCCGGTCGGCATCGCCGGCGACTTCCGCGGCCTGCTGCGCCGTGGCGCCGACGGCGAGGCCACCGAATACGTCCACTTCGTCCGCACGGCCGGCGGCGCCACCATCGCGCCGGAGGAGACCTTCACCCCGGAGCAGGCGGCCGAACGCGAATCCGAGGTGTGGACGACGGCGGCCGAGGAGAGCGAACTGCTGTCGGCCACCGGTCAGGACCACGACCAGGAGCTGTTCCTGGCGGGCCAGACCTCGCCGGTCATCTACGCCTCGGCGATGCTGAACTTCGGGGTGCGCCAGCTGCTGGACGCCCTGGTGGCCCTGGCGCCCGCGCCCGGCCCGCGCGACGACGTCGACGGCCACCCGCGCGATCCGCGGGAATCCTTCAGCGCCGTGGTCTTCAAGGTGCAGGCCGGAATGGACAGCGCGCACCGCGATCGGCTGGCGTTCATGCGCATCGTGTCCGGCGAGTTCGAGCGCGGGATGGTGGTCACGCACGCCCAGACCGGTAAGCCCTTCGCCACCAAGTACGCGCTGACCGTCTTCGGCCGCGAGCGGGCCACCGTCGACACGGCCTATCCGGGCGATGTGGTCGGCCTGGTGAACGCGACCGCGCTCGCCCCGGGCCACACCCTGTTCACGGGGAGGAAGGTGCAGTTTCCGCCGATCCCGTCGTTCGCCCCCGAACACTTCGCCGCCCTGCGCGCCCGCAGCGCCGGTAAGTACAAGCAGTTCCGCAAGGCCATCGACCAGCTGGATTCCGAGGGCGTCGTGCAGGTGCTGCGCAACGACACCCGCGGCGACGCCTCGCCGGTGCTGGCCGCGGTGGGGCCCATGCAGTTCGAGGTGGTCACCGCCCGCATGCAAGGCGAATACACCGTCGAGACCCAGCTCGACAATCTGCCCTATCAGCTGGCCCGCCGCACCGACGCCGCGTCCGCGCCGGAACTGGACCGCCAGCGCGGCGTGGAGGTCTTCACCCGCACCGACGGCGCGATCCTCGCGCTGTTCAGCGACAAGTGGCGGCTGCAGTACATCAGCAAGGAAATG